In Bactrocera oleae isolate idBacOlea1 chromosome 3, idBacOlea1, whole genome shotgun sequence, a genomic segment contains:
- the LOC106621804 gene encoding malate dehydrogenase, mitochondrial, translating into MNNLKVRQITRLVRNFGTTTKNDFKVAVVGACGGIGQPLALLLKRHKLISKLSIYDVVKTPGVYADLSHIDTKVCIEAFQCAENLPAALEKAQVVMLVGGMARKPGMTRDDLFAKNASVVEEVTMIVAEKCPKALFGIVTNPVNSCVPLAAEVLKKKNAFDPKRLFGVTTLDLVRSRTFIGQILGVEPSKVALPVIGGHSGQTILPVLSQCKPTLKLDKEKATKLIKRIQEAGTEVVKAKDQDGGGSATLSMAHSAAVFTDALLKALKGDGKPVKCSFVASDVSDCAYFATPLQLGKNGVEKNLGLPKLSADEEKLYCIAVEQLKKDIQKGIDYFKKQNKDEKKDKKDKKC; encoded by the exons ATGAATAATTTGAAAGTTCGGCAAATCACACGACTGGTGCGTAACTTCGGCACAACCACGAAA AATGATTTTAAAGTGGCTGTGGTTGGTGCTTGTGGCGGCATTGGGCAACCATTGGCTTTGCTGCTTAAACGTCACAAACTGATAAGTAAGCTCTCCATTTACGATGTTGTAAAGACGCCGGGCGTGTATGCCGATCTGTCGCACATCGATACTAAAGTATGTATAGAGGCTTTTCAATGTGCGGAAAACTTACCAGCCGCTTTGGAGA AGGCGCAAGTTGTCATGCTTGTCGGTGGTATGGCGCGAAAGCCCGGTATGACGCGTGATGATCTATTTGCTAAAAATGCGAGTGTTGTTGAAGAGGTCACAATGATTGTTGCAGAGAAATGTCCGAAGGCTTTATTCGGCATAGTAACAAATCCCGTCAACTCTTGCGTACCGCTGGCAGCTGAAGTTCTAAAAAAA aaaaatgcCTTCGATCCTAAGCGTCTTTTTGGCGTTACCACACTCGATTTGGTACGTTCACGCACTTTTATTGGTCAAATATTGGGCGTAGAACCATCGAAAGTTGCTTTGCCCGTCATTGGTGGTCATTCCGGTCAGACAATTTTGCCTGTACTCTCACAATGTAAGCCGACATTGAAGCTCGATAAGGAAAAAGCCACAAAATTGATCAAACGCATACAAGAAGCCGGCACGGAGGTAGTTAAAGCTAAAGATCAGGATGGTGGCGGTTCCGCTACGCTTTCAATGGCGCACTCAGCTGCCGTCTTCACAGATGCTTTGCTGAAAGCCCTGAAGGGCGATGGCAAGCCGGTGAAGTGTTCGTTTGTTGCTTCCGATGTCAGTGACTGCGCTTACTTCGCGACGCCCTTGCAGTTAGGCAAAAATGGTGTGGAAAAGAATTTGGGTTTGCCGAAGTTGAGCGCAGATGAGGAGAAATTGTATTGTATAGCGGTGGAGCAATTGAAAAAGGATATTCAAAAGGGTATAgattattttaaaaagcaaaacaaagacGAGAAGAAGGATAAGAAAGATAAGAAATGTTAA